In Desulfomonile tiedjei DSM 6799, a genomic segment contains:
- a CDS encoding uroporphyrinogen decarboxylase family protein — translation MISCSAFDCRRLLERNAQILSNVPSGPTSAWHAYTNVGPQPWKPTHFIGVKHAPQWMEKYSERELEMNNPQQLLQEREKRIQDATALKKTDQVPIACMWDFFPAKWKGVTVKEVMYNPQLMFDLWVECMEHFKPDQGDNPYALRGFGRVLDILDFQHLKWAGHGVGENQSYQFVELEAMKADEYDHFLFDPSDFMVRRFWPRVYKAFAPFEKLPPLNQVISYFWGLYNGVFLLSPEMEEARTAMIEAGKASAELLKWMTAYGKKMAELGFPPSSGGYSQVPFDTLGDVFRGTKGVMMDLYRRPDKVMAACEKLLPIMIDSAIASVKRSGVPRVFIPLHKGLDGFLSPQQFNKFYWPHMKELLEALIREGITPWVLAEGVCNTRLDAFRDVTPGKVIYHFEGTDMFKAKEMMRDRCCIRGNVPASVLAVGTPDDVRSYCKKLLDVCAPDGGFIMDASCPLAEAKPENVQAMYDFTREYTGN, via the coding sequence GTGATCTCCTGCAGTGCGTTCGACTGCAGGAGACTGTTGGAGAGAAACGCTCAAATACTCTCCAACGTGCCGAGCGGACCGACAAGTGCCTGGCATGCTTACACAAATGTTGGGCCTCAGCCCTGGAAACCGACACATTTCATCGGCGTGAAGCACGCCCCCCAATGGATGGAGAAATACTCGGAGAGGGAACTTGAGATGAATAACCCACAACAGTTGTTGCAAGAGCGGGAAAAACGCATCCAAGACGCGACTGCTCTCAAAAAAACCGATCAGGTCCCAATTGCCTGCATGTGGGACTTTTTCCCGGCAAAGTGGAAGGGTGTCACCGTGAAAGAGGTGATGTACAACCCACAGCTCATGTTCGATTTGTGGGTGGAATGCATGGAACACTTCAAGCCCGATCAAGGCGACAACCCGTATGCCCTTCGCGGTTTTGGCAGAGTGCTGGATATACTGGATTTTCAACATCTCAAATGGGCCGGGCACGGCGTAGGAGAGAACCAGTCCTATCAGTTTGTAGAGCTGGAGGCTATGAAAGCGGACGAGTACGATCATTTCCTTTTCGATCCCTCAGATTTCATGGTGCGACGATTCTGGCCGAGAGTCTACAAAGCTTTTGCTCCTTTTGAAAAACTGCCCCCACTAAATCAGGTAATTTCGTACTTTTGGGGCCTCTACAATGGCGTCTTTCTTCTCTCCCCGGAGATGGAAGAAGCCCGAACGGCCATGATCGAAGCCGGGAAAGCGTCTGCTGAATTACTGAAATGGATGACCGCCTATGGCAAGAAAATGGCGGAGTTGGGTTTTCCTCCTTCTTCCGGTGGATACAGCCAGGTGCCGTTCGATACATTGGGCGATGTCTTCCGGGGGACCAAAGGCGTCATGATGGATTTGTACAGGCGTCCGGACAAAGTGATGGCCGCATGCGAAAAGCTGCTGCCCATCATGATTGATTCGGCCATTGCCTCCGTGAAACGTTCCGGAGTGCCAAGAGTCTTTATCCCTTTGCATAAGGGTCTCGATGGCTTTTTGTCTCCCCAACAATTCAACAAGTTCTATTGGCCGCATATGAAAGAACTTCTCGAGGCACTCATCCGGGAAGGCATTACTCCATGGGTTCTCGCCGAGGGCGTGTGTAATACCAGGCTTGATGCTTTTCGCGATGTCACCCCGGGCAAGGTAATCTACCATTTTGAAGGGACAGACATGTTCAAAGCCAAGGAGATGATGCGGGACCGTTGTTGCATCCGTGGCAACGTGCCGGCAAGCGTTCTGGCGGTAGGCACCCCGGATGACGTTAGATCTTACTGCAAAAAGCTTCTTGATGTGTGCGCACCCGATGGCGGCTTTATCATGGATGCATCATGCCCTCTGGCCGAGGCAAAGCCCGAAAATGTTCAAGCCATGTACGATTTCACTCGTGAATACACGGGCAATTGA